A region of Anopheles merus strain MAF chromosome 2R, AmerM5.1, whole genome shotgun sequence DNA encodes the following proteins:
- the LOC121587793 gene encoding claspin, with the protein MEYDSDSELHATDTLRCESDSEEDDQRKQNRKLPENKYDDDGESVSKDSEMLETVQESAITDVPKNGSSDEEDPIGHRTVSTGRKSKVSNIIDSESDEEQATPEIGDKEVTPHSDNRVHLNRLQSLLDSDSSEQEVAPQEKKVKPQTKRKLKKSANELGTLASSDSEGESEVKIKTNVKEKRKRKKDTKTEETPTVVRSARDILASLNLFFDDDDLEGTARVAAQSKYSPSAFAEKTAYSSSEEESAEGMIRSARSARKMTAKQAMEDKQIIQSESQRMAREKYIDVPYHRTKVFSFEEFRARKTICKPDPARDCKESAATANKSIRMNAAQLEEFARKLAERELESQNFFKSESDSAEEAEPEKDVATDGKPDERQENVTLHDSQDKNDQEHVQPNDEDAPTSTVAPAIDQSISSENGTLATETALPMSEEQMDPIDEIVNRTSDNMEQMMASFSSEAEKSSVPETEPVQINYDLFSNESPAGASLTSKKASLLANLKLPPCPRLSGSSDMLIDLDSGSLQPKEPSGVDILFQRLAKCSGSAQKPTTPTAKAVSILSTEHGVVKLDTVTLFSSDERPLVHKEPIPGAAYHKLKQVLKEKIDNNRREYIRKREAEFAKKMDLEKAEQGDPAMDEEEEEIELLDEDEDEEDEVEQEEAEEEGTKANADGPQIGALLDDQALDDEVSEADESSSSDEDEEDDHDTAGASKKAGRIIKAFEDSDDELQPANGEPKKLLENATNATTSFTLSSEGLSLASESATNNEQNDESLTLLWKNDEEQPDQREEEQEEDDLMALCSGQFATQLPTQKQAPFSQGDDHDGVIVSQANPKSLYTQNQEPFGESQLMDLCSGRFETQANDEDPTSGDTGKQDSAPDAEQPTDHSEILIGGRLRLDSSDEETERVESEPKRKVKKQRRKQINISDDEDDVTEPEKSATDVEKAADATSDAGDQEEEEVEEPDEEAEGDEDGERYVDYDSEENEVEVRLTKKEKELMSAKFLENEAELSESEWGSADEDEKDLDRYDVEVADEEQYDQEQLQQELEKIHNRQMLDQDDREVEQLKEFFLEDEEKDGVGRVRQFRWKNVEKTFSLDYDKNGQQEGEGDGEGNGSDEETELNWRKMRHERNLLLKEKNIDLSTIDLTATTMLNPADTTAVAGDEQENMLQASGKKRITIIKKGSSTSSAAAIKDDNPFLISNSSILQGHKASFLSRDKETLEKLANLIPESEGATSSLITAKARNFVFATLSPAVEKSSKRSLDQEGVEMNANSKKAKTVEKQFGSKKKLLLEPSK; encoded by the exons ATGGAAtacgattccgattccgagctgCACGCAACCGATACATTGCGTTGCGAAAGTGATTCAGAGGAAGATGATCAGCgcaaacagaacagaaaactGCCGGAGAACAAATATGACGACGACGGGGAAAGCGTTAGCAAAGATTCGGAAATGTTGGAAACGGTTCAAGAAAGTGCGATAACTGATGTACCGAAGAATGGTTCATCCGACGAGGAGGACCCAATAGGACATCGTACCGTTAGCACAGGCCGTAAATCGAAGGTTTCAAACATCATTGATAGTGAATCGGACGAAGAACAAGCAACGCCGGAAATCGGGGACAAGGAGGTGACACCGCACTCTGATAATAGGGTACACCTAAATCGCCTGCAGTCCTTGCTTGATTCCGATTCAAGTGAGCAGGAAGTTGCTCCACaggaaaagaaagtaaaaccCCAAACGAAACGGAAGTTGAAAAAATCTGCCAATGAACTGGGAACACTTGCATCATCGGACTCTGAGGGCGAAAGTGAAGTTAAAATTAAGACAAAtgtgaaagaaaaacgaaaacgtAAAAAAGACACGAAAACCGAGGAAACACCCACTGTAGTTCGCTCTGCTCGGGATATTCTCGCGAGC CTTAACTTATttttcgatgatgatgacctAGAAGGTACAGCACGGGTTGCTGCGCAGTCAAAATATTCACCATCGGCCTTTGCTGAAAAAACGGCCTACTCTTCTTCGGAGGAAGAATCTGCCGAGGGTATGATAAGAAGCGCAAGATCGGCTCGAAAG ATGACGGCTAAACAGGCGATGGAGGACAAACAGATCATCCAAAGTGAGTCACAGCGGATGGCCCGGGAAAAGTACATCGATGTGCCGTACCACCGTACGAAAGTGTTTTCCTTCGAAGAGTTTCGCGCTAGGAAAACGATCTGCAAGCCTGATCCGGCGCGCGATTGTAAGGAGAGTGCCGCCACGGCAAACAAATCGATCCGGATGAACGCGGCACAGCTGGAAGAGTTTGCCCGAAAGCTTGCAGAGCGAGAGCTggaatcgcaaaacttttttaaATCCGAAAGTGACTCGGCGGAAGAAGCCGAACCGGAAAAGGATGTTGCAACAGACGGCAAGCCCGACGAACGGCAGGAGAACGTCACATTGCATGATTCGCAAGATAAAAACGATCAGGAACACGTACAACCGAATGATGAAGATGCACCTACTTCTACCGTTGCACCAGCTATCGATCAATCGATCTCGTCTGAGAATGGCACGCTTGCAACAGAAACAGCTTTACCTATGAGTGAAGAGCAAATGGATCCTATCGATGAAATAGTAAATCGAACGTCCGATAATATGGAGCAGATGATGGCTTCGTTCAGTAGCGAGGCGGAAAAGTCTTCCGTACCGGAAACAGAACCAGTTCAGATTAATTATGATCTGTTTTCGAATGAATCACCTGCCGGCGCATCGTTGACGAGCAAAAAGGCTTCCCTACTGGCCAACCTTAAGCTTCCACCGTGCCCAAGGCTTAGTGGTAGTTCCGACATGCTGATCGATCTGGACAGTGGTTCACTGCAACCGAAGGAACCATCCGGGGTTGACATACTCTTCCAGCGGCTGGCAAAGTGTAGCGGCAGTGCGCAAAAGCCGACGACGCCAACAGCCAAAGCCGTCAGCATCTTGAGCACAGAGCATGGTGTGGTAAAGCTGGACACGGTAACACTGTTTTCGTCCGATGAACGCCCATTAGTGCACAAGGAACCCATCCCTGGAGCGGCGTATCATAAGCTAAAACAagttttgaaagaaaaaatagacAACAACCGCCGAGAGTATATCCGTAAGAGGGAAGCAGAATTTGCTAAAAAGATGGACCTCGAAAAGGCAGAACAGGGCGATCCCGCCATGGacgaagaggaagaggaaatTGAACTGCTGGATGAGgatgaggacgaggaggacgaggtGGAACAGGAAGAAGCAGAGGAGGAAGGTACAAAGGCTAATGCGGATGGTCCGCAGATCGGGGCACTGTTGGATGATCAAGCGCTGGACGACGAAGTGTCTGAGGCCGATGAAAGCTCGAGTTCTGACGAGGATGAAGAAGATGACCACGATACGGCAGGGGCCAGTAAAAAAGCGGGAAGAATTATAAAAGCATTTGAAGATTCGGATGATGAATTGCAGCCCGCTAACGGGGAACCCAAGAAGCTGCTTGAGAATGCAACAAATGCAACAACGTCTTTCACACTTTCCTCTGAAG GTCTCTCTTTAGCTTCCGAATCTGCCACCAATAACGAGCAGAATGATGAAAGTTTAACGCTGCTTTGGAAAAACGACGAAGAGCAGCCCGATCAGCGGGAGGAGGAGCAAGAGGAGGATGACTTGATGGCGCTCTGTTCGGGACAATTTGCAACACAGCTGCCAACGCAGAAGCAGGCTCCATTTTCACAGGGCGACGATCACGATGGTGTTATCGTAAGTCAGGCAAATCCGAAATCACTGTACACACAGAATCAGGAACCGTTTGGGGAATCTCAACTGATGGATCTCTGCTCGGGACGATTCGAAACACAGGCGAATGATGAAGATCCGACCTCAGGTGACACAGGGAAACAGGATTCTGCTCCCGACGCAGAACAACCAACTGACCACAGTGAAATCCTTATCGGTGGACGTCTTCGGCTAGATTCGTCAGATGAAGAAACGGAACGCGTTGAAAGTGAACCTAAACGTAAAGTGAAAAAGCAAAGAAGAAAGCAAATTAACATCTccgatgatgaagatgatgtgACAGAGCCCGAGAAAAGCGCCACGGACGTTGAGAAAGCGGCCGATGCAACTTCCGACGCTGGCGatcaggaggaggaggaggtggaggaaCCCGACGAGGAAGCCGAAGGCGACGAAGATGGTGAACGGTACGTGGATTACGATTCGGAGGAAAATGAGGTGGAAGTTCGACTGACCAAGAAGGAAAAGGAACTGATGAGTGCAAAGTTCCTGGAGAACGAAGCCGAACTGTCGGAATCGGAATGGGGCAGTGCGGATGAGGATGAGAAAGATTTGGACCGGTACGATGTGGAGGTAGCTGACGAGGAACAGTACGATCAGGAACAATTGCAGCAGGAGCTAGAAAAAATCCACAATCGTCAAATGCTGGATCAGGACGATCGGGAGGTGGAGCAGCTGAAAGAATTCTTCCTCGAGGACGAAGAAAAAGATGGCGTCGGACGGGTCCGGCAGTTCCGATGGAAGAATGTGGAGAAAACGTTCAGCCTAGATTACGATAAAAACGGCCAGCAGGAGGGTGAGGGAGACGGCGAGGGCAACGGAAGCGATGAGGAGACGGAGCTAAACTGGCGCAAGATGCGTCACGAGCGCAATTTGTTGCTGAAGGAGAAAAACATCGATCTCAGCACGATCGATCTAACCGCCACGACGATGCTGAATCCGGCCGACACTACTGCCGTCGCCGGCGATGAGCAGGAAAACATGCTTCAAGCGAGTGGAAAGAAACGGATCACAATCATAAAGAAGGGCAGCAGCACCTCATCTGCAGCGGCGATTAAGGACGATAATCCGTTCCTGATCTCTAATTCCTCCATTCTGCAG GGCCACAAAGCATCGTTTCTGTCCCGCGATAAGGAAACGCTGGAGAAGCTGGCAAATTTAATACCGGAATCCGAAGGCGCAACCAGTTCGCTCATAACGGCAAAGGCACGAAACTTCGTGTTCGCTACCCTAAGTCCTGCGGTCGAAAAG TCTTCCAAGCGATCCCTCGATCAAGAAGGCGTTGAGATGAATGCCAACTCGAAGAAAGCCAAGACTGTGGAGAAACAGTTTGGATCGAAGAAGAAACTATTACTGGAACCTTCAAAATAA
- the LOC121587799 gene encoding uncharacterized protein LOC121587799, with amino-acid sequence MAYGTYEQLWDVSHEYLEKHVAFVNSLTSLMLERARQLRSQLFSAESTKRDTFVEDFEAAHDKLQSMGKSLQIVVNDWKRLFADQCSVLDTKPAQNPLPADTYFSFGFIAPTLDYHAGQKVQLLVTYIPSPADGTFYALDDSRKDVIRNSLTILQQMPKELLTKAPPAGAVFAVYLDNVWHRAICNMPAAGSGTAELYLLDMGETLAYSDHLPKAKLPSDLCQLPAYAIKCKVSFTAAALPLSLYYSVSCSVVAVENDTLIVEHAEPSREEYAISRDTLTVEELQEMDEMPLSTSNPMKAVLGYVPKDDDRLCKHYDPETKRCFKGSNCRLRHAPKDPDGWTLDKDTVTVSVPARMEVPQTNTYIQLLPTCVVDVDQFYAHIIGNERNDKDYEQLMAEMNDPETVANFKPFKLMPSLGELVIAKYDGIWYRATVCDVFDDMVNVFYFDYGNTATVGSSEVRRWEDRFKYLPYQAACCRIANIQRIKPCHLEAIDQLYKSILDKPMKALVIDNKHPWEVKLFDEDDFDIGEGLIMAKLALPRTPGKFDQNAAIPG; translated from the exons ATGGCTTATGGCACGTACGAGCAGCTTTGGGATGTTTCCCACGAATATTTGGAGAAACATGTGGCCTTCGTGAATTCTCTGACCAGTTTAATGCTAGAGCGG GCAAGGCAGCTCCGGTCGCAGCTATTTAGTGCTGAGTCGACTAAACGTGACACCTTCGTAGAGGACTTCGAGGCAGCCCACGATAAGCTGCAAAGCATGGGCAAATCATTGCAAATCGTCGTCAACGATTGGAAGCGATTGTTTGCGGATCAATGTTCTGTCTTGGACACGAAACCGGCGCAAAACCCGCTTCCAGCCGATACGTACTTCTCGTTCGGCTTCATCGCACCAACGCTTGACT ATCATGCTGGGCAAAAAGTACAGCTGCTTGTCACATACATTCCGTCCCCTGCTGACGGTACCTTCTATGCGTTGGATGATTCGCGAAAGGATGTCATTAGGAACAGTTTAACGATACTGCAACAAATGCCAAAGGAATTGCTCACCAAAGCACCGCCCGCTGGTGCGGTGTTTGCCGTATATCTGGATAATGTCTGGCATCGCGCCATTTGCAATATGCCAGCGGCTGGCAGTGGCACGGCAGAGCTCTATTTGCTGGATATGGGCGAAACACTTGCCTACAGTGATCATCTTCCTAAAGCGAAACTGCCGTCCGACCTGTGTCAGTTGCCGGCGTATGCGATCAAGTGCAAAGTAAGCTTTACGGCTGCCGCATTGCCGCTGAGTCTGTACTACAGTGTGTCCTGTAGTGTGGTTGCGGTTGAAAACGATACTCTAATAGTGGAGCATGCTGAACCTTCGCGCGAAGAGTACGCCATTAGCAGAGATACGCTCACGGTCGAGGAACTGCAAGAAATGGACGAAATGCCGCTCAGCACTTCGAATCCGATGAAAGCGGTACTGGGATACGTACCGAAGGACGACGATCGACTGTGCAAGCACTATGATCCGGAAACGAAACGCTGCTTCAAGGGAAGCAACTGCCGCTTAAGACATGCGCCAAAGGATCCGGATGGATGGACGCTCGATAAGGACACGGTAACTGTGTCGGTTCCGGCACGGATGGAAGTGCCGCAGACAAATACCTACATACAGCTGCTTCCTACCTGTGTGGTCGATGTGGATCAGTTTTACGCTCACATCATTGGGAACGAGCGCAACGACAAGGACTACGAGCAGCTGATGGCGGAAATGAACGATCCAGAAACGGTAGCAAATTTCAAACCCTTCAAATTAATGCCCT CCCTCGGCGAACTGGTGATTGCTAAGTACGATGGCATTTGGTACCGTGCAACAGTTTGCGACGTGTTCGACGATATGGTGAACGTGTTTTACTTCGACTACGGCAATACGGCTACCGTTGGGTCGAGCGAAGTGCGACGCTGGGAGGATCGCTTTAAGTATCTACCGTACCAGGCAGCGTGCTGCCGTATCGCCAACATACAGCGCATCAAACCGTGCCACCTGGAGGCTATCGATCAGCTGTACAAATCCATTCTGGACAAACCGATGAAGGCGTTGGTTAT CGACAACAAACACCCCTGGGAAGTAAAACTCTTTGACGAAGATGATTTCGACATCGGAGAAGGATTGATTATGGCCAAATTGGCGCTTCCCAGGACTCCGGGGAAATTCGATCAAAACGCAGCCATCCCGGGATAG
- the LOC121587797 gene encoding probable cleavage and polyadenylation specificity factor subunit 2 — translation MTSIIKMHAISGAMDESPPCYILQVDDVRILLDCGWDEKFDQGFIKEIKKYVHTIDAVLLSYPDGSHLGALPYLVGKLGLNCPIYATIPVYKMGQMFMYDMFMSHYNMHDFDLFSLDDVDAAFDKIVQLKYNQSVAMKGKGYGITITPLPAGHLIGGTIWKIVKVGEEDIVYATDFNHKKERHLNGCELEKLQRPSLLITDAYNARYQQARRRARDEKFMTNILQTLRNNGNVLVTVDTAGRVLELAHMLDQLWKNKESGLMAYSLALLNNQSYNVVEFAKSQIEWMSDKLMKSFEGARNNPFTFKHLRLCHTMADLAKVPSPKVVLASSPDLESGFSRELFIQWAPNASNSIIITSRSSPGTLARDLIENGGNGRKIEMDIRRRVELEGAELEEYMRTEGEKLNRSIKKRDLDESSSDSDDELEMNVITGKHDIVVRPEGRSHTGFFKSSKKNYAMFPFHEEKIKYDEYGEIIQPDDYRMVDLGPETNGGDDNKENGGIKTEDIKKEKEDEVTVLDKPTKCVQSRKPIEVNAQVQFIDFEGRSDGESLLKILSQLRPRRVVVVRGSPANTCHIAEHCQQNIGARVFTPNRGEIIDATTETHIYQVRLTEALVSQLEFQKGKDAEVAWVDAQIVIRNKRIDTVAEKDANGAANGGGTLLSANPVVPGPGGNLGGGGAGGGGGAGDAQMEVDDVDTIDDKMDKQILTLEPLAQEDLPPHNPVFINELKLIDFKQILMKSNIASEFSGGVLWCSNGTVALRRVDTGRVTIEGCISEDYYKIRELLYEQYAII, via the exons ATGACTTCCATCATCAAGATGCACGCCATATCTGGCGCGATGGATGAGTCGCCCCCGTGCTATATCCTGCAGGTGGACGATGTGCGAATTTTGCTCGACTGCGGCTGGGATGAAAAATTCGACCAGGGATTCATAAAGGAAATCAAAAA ATACGTGCATACGATCGACGCCGTGCTGCTGTCCTACCCCGATGGCAGTCATCTCGGGGCCTTACCGTACCTAGTCGGTAAGCTGGGCCTGAACTGTCCCATCTACGCGACGATTCCAGTGTACAAGATGGGCCAAATGTTCATGTACGACATGTTTATGTCGCACTACAACATGCACGATTTCGACCTCTTCTCGCTCGACGACGTGGACGCAGCGTTCGATAAAATTGTCCAGCTAAAGTACAACCAAAGCGTGGCGATGAAGGGCAAAGGATACGGTATCACCATCACACCCCTGCCGGCCGGCCACCTGATCGGTGGCACCATTTGGAAGATTGTGAAGGTGGGCGAGGAGGACATCGTGTATGCGACCGACTTTAACCACAAAAAGGAGCGCCATCTGAACGGATGCGAGCTGGAGAAGCTGCAGCGGCCCTCGCTGCTGATTACGGACGCGTACAACGCCCGGTACCAGCAGGCACGGCGACGTGCGCGGGACGAAAAGTTCATGACCAACATTCTGCAAACGCTGCGCAACAATGGCAATGTGCTGGTAACGGTCGACACGGCCGGGCGCGTGCTGGAGCTGGCGCACATGCTCGACCAGCTGTGGAAAAACAAAGAGTCCGGACTGATGGCGTACTCGCTGGCGCTGCTGAACAACCAGAGCTACAACGTGGTCGAGTTCGCGAAAAGTCAGATCGAGTGGATGAGCGACAAGCTGATGAAAAGCTTCGAGGGCGCCCGTAACAATCCGTTCACCTTCAAGCATCTGCGCCTGTGCCACACGATGGCCGATCTGGCGAAGGTTCCCAGCCCGAAGGTGGTGCTGGCCAGTTCGCCCGACCTGGAGAGTGGCTTTTCGCGCGAACTCTTCATCCAGTGGGCACCGAACGCGAGCAACAGTATCATCATCACGAGCCGCTCCTCCCCCGGCACGCTGGCACGCGATCTGATCGAGAACGGTGGCAATGGGCGCAAAATCGAGATGGACATACGGCGGCGCGTCGAGCTGGAGGGTGCCGAGCTGGAGGAGTACATGCGGACGGAGGGCGAGAAGCTGAACCGGTCGATCAAGAAGCGCGATCTGGACGAAAGCAGCTCCGATTCGGACGACGAGCTGGAGATGAACGTCATTACCGGCAAGCATGACATTGTCGTGCGCCCGGAAGGCCGCTCGCATACGGGATTTTTCAAGTCGAGCAAAAAGAACTACGCCATGTTTCCCTTCCACGAGGAAAAGATCAAGTACGACGAGTACGGGGAAATTATTCAACCGGATGACTATCGCATGGTCGACCTGGGCCCGGAAACGAACGGGGGCGATGATAATAAGGAAAACGGAGGCATCAAGACGGAGGACATCAAGAAGGAAAAGGAGGACGAGGTGACGGTGCTGGACAAACCGACCAAGTGCGTGCAATCGCGCAAACCGATCGAGGTGAACGCGCAGGTACAGTTTATCGACTTCGAGGGCCGTTCGGATGGGGAGTCGTTGCTGAAAATTCTCTCCCAGCTGCGTCCCcggcgggtggtggtggtgcgcggTTCGCCCGCCAATACGTGCCACATCGCCGAGCACTGCCAGCAAAATATAGGCGCGCGTGTGTTCACACCCAATCGCGGTGAGATTATCGACGCAACCACGGAAACGCACATCTATCAGGTACGGTTGACGGAAGCGCTCGTGTCGCAGCTCGAGTTCCAGAAGGGCAAGGATGCCGAGGTGGCCTGGGTGGATGCACAGATCGTGATTCGCAACAAGCGAATAGACACCGTGGCGGAGAAGGACGCTAACGGTGCGGCAAATGGCGGTGGTACCCTGTTATCGGCCAATCCTGTCGTTCCCGGGCCTGGCGGAAACTTGggcggcggtggtgctggtggtggtggcggtgccggCGATGCGCAGATGGAGGTGGACGATGTGGATACGATCGACGATAAGATGGACAAACAGATTTTAACGCTAGAGCCTCTGGCACAGGAAGATCTGCCACCACACAATCCGGTGTTCATCAACGAGCTGAAGCTGATCGATTTCAAGCAGATTCTGATGAAGAGCAACATTGCGTCGGAATTTTCGGGTGGAGTGCTTTGGTGCAGCAATGGTACGGTGGCGCTTCGTCGCGTCGACACCGGGCGCGTTACGATCGAGGGTTGCATTTCGGAGGACTATTACAAGATACGAGAACTGCTGTACGAACAGTACGCCATCATTTAA
- the LOC121587809 gene encoding V-type proton ATPase subunit F encodes MALLSAMKGKLISVIGDEDTCVGFLLGGVGEINKNRHPNFMVVDKNTAVSEIEDCFKRFIKRDDIDIILINQNYAELIRHVIDSHTAPTPAVLEIPSKDHPYDASKDSILRRAKGMFNPEDMIANRG; translated from the exons ATGGCTCTTCTGTCGGCAATGAAAGGAAAGCTGATCTCCGTCATTGGAGATGAG GACACATGCGTCGGATTCCTGCTTGGCGGAGTGGGTGAGATCAACAAGAACCGTCACCCCAACTTCATGGTTGTCGACAAAA ATACTGCCGTCAGCGAGATTGAGGATTGCTTCAAGCGCTTCATCAAGCGCGACGATATCGACATCATTCTGATCAATCAGAACTACGCCGAGCTGATCCGTCACGTGATCGATTCGCACACTGCGCCCACGCCGGCGGTGCTGGAAATCCCATCCAAAGACCACCCGTACGATGCTAGCAAGGATTCGATTCTGCGTCGCGCTAAG GGTATGTTCAATCCGGAAGATATGATTGCTAACCGCGGTTAG